The Chitinivorax sp. B genome contains the following window.
CATTGGCATAGCCCGCCCAGCCGTAGCCCTCCCAATACTTCAGCAATTGATCGGGTAACTTACCGCGATAGCGGTCAATGCTGGATTGCGGTACCCATTGCCGCCCAAATGCTGGGCCAAATTTCTTCAGGAAGTATTCGATGTCTTCATCCATCGGTAGGCAATCAGATGTCGCTCAGATCCGAGTCCGGAAACTCGATGACCTGCAAGGGCTCCAACTGAGCCAGGAACACCAGATACTCGATGATGCTGACCTTTTGG
Protein-coding sequences here:
- a CDS encoding GAD-like domain-containing protein, translated to MDEDIEYFLKKFGPAFGRQWVPQSSIDRYRGKLPDQLLKYWEGYGWAGYAN